The Setaria italica strain Yugu1 chromosome IX, Setaria_italica_v2.0, whole genome shotgun sequence genome has a window encoding:
- the LOC101754341 gene encoding uncharacterized protein LOC101754341: MDVDDIVEEILCRLPPDDPASLARAALVCKRWYRLVTDPHCRRRFRRFHRSAPMLGVFSDGAIINGRFFVSTTSFRPPSRRDFVRDARHGRVLLQESWPRRTGFVGLVVWDPITNKQRQLPDLPRQWLQHDTLNWNTAVLCAATADRTCDHLECHHGHFLVVFVASTFELVQTCVYSSKSGAWSNHSSALLGGCRGVTLGPCALVGSALYFDTPDKSILKYDLGTNKMSLIGVPSECWHSRKVPTAMEDGGLGFACVKCNPLHLVEGGCS; this comes from the coding sequence atGGACGTGGACGACATCGTCGAAGAGATCCTCTGCCGCTTGCCGCCGGACGACCCCGCgagcctcgcccgcgccgcgctcgtCTGCAAGCGCTGGTACCGCCTCGTCACCGATCCCCACTGCCGCCGCAGATTCCGCAGGTTCCACCGATCTGCCCCCATGCTCGGCGTCTTCTCTGACGGCGCCATTATCAATGGCCGCTTCTTCgtctccaccacctccttccgCCCGCCCAGCCGTAGAGACTTCGTTCGGGACGctcgccacggccgcgtcctcctccaagAGTCGTGGCCTCGTCGCACTGGCTTCGTCGGCCTCGTCGTGTGGGATCCCATCACAAACAAGCAGCGGCAACTGCCCGATCTGCCTCGCCAGTGGCTTCAACATGACACGTTGAACTGGAACACCGCGGTGCTCTGCGCCGCCACTGCGGACCGCACCTGCGACCATCTGGAATGCCACCACGGACACTTCCTCGTCGTCTTTGTGGCCAGCACCTTCGAGCTGGTACAGACCTGCGTGTACTCATCGAAGTCCGGTGCTTGGAGCAATCACAGCTCTGCTCTACTCGGCGGATGTCGTGGTGTCACTTTGGGGCCGTGTGCTCTTGTGGGAAGTGCCCTCTACTTCGACACGCCAGATAAAAGTATCCTCAAGTATGATCTGGGAACGAACAAAATGTCCCTGATTGGGGTACCATCGGAATGCTGGCATAGTCGCAAAGTCCCCACTGCTATGGAGGACGGCGGCCTGGGATTCGCTTGTGTGAAATGTAATCCTCTACATTTGGTCGAGGGTGGTTGCTCCTGA